The window CGTCGTCCACGTTGTATCCTGTGTCACAGGTACAGGTGAAGGCCCCCTCCGTGTTGACACACTGACCACTGCACCTGTTGTCACCACTGACCGCACACTCGTCACTGTCTACAACAATCACAGATGCATGCAAGTTGAGACAATtttgttttgctgattgaaagtTGTGTTTATATTTTACATGCGtaggaagcccccccccccccccccccatcccaaaACTTGTCCCGGCTGTTCTACCTTTAATTTCCATGGAGGAGAGACGAAAATGCCATTTTCAACTGTTATATTTTAACTGatacaccaccaccccacccccacacctGCTAGGCCAGCTCTTGTACCCCTGACTCATTTTGGAAGCCCTTCCAACCCCGAAATACACAAGGTCCAGCCCCGCTAGATCTTACTGCTTGCATATCGCATAACCATTTGATTTAGTCAATTCATTACATTATGTTTATGAGTTGGAGGGAAGGCGAGGCTATGTGTTATAATTTGTTTGCTTACCTTGACATAAACCGCTGGTATTGTAGAAATATCCGTCCTCACAGCGACACACGAAACTGCTTTCAGCCTCCACACACTCCTCTTCTGGTCCACTACAGCTCAGCGGGTTCATCTTGCAGTCTCTGACGTCATCGTCGCACGTGACACCTTCCCAGCCTGCCTTGCAGTAGCACGTGCCGTTCATGCGGTCGCATGACTCGGTGTTCGTTGAGTTGCAGTTGCAAGTGTTGCTGCAGTTTTGACCAAACTGACCCTCTGGACATTCTGGTTTGACATTGACACATAGCTATAaattattatacgttatttgtattttttttaccaaaatatgacattttacacagatcgagacagtcagtgttcctccgagattgcgttagcggtcgaggtgaacaatgattGTCGAGatttgtgtaaaatgtcatattttggtaaaaaatacaaataacatttatgtatcgattgattTTGGTTAGAATTCtttttagtttttatgattgaacgcacacaaacatgcactatatattgtagtctcggctggccgcctaaatatgaatttgtgtcggcctctgacgtcacatggctcaaagaagggaaatcccatgttcaatcgatacatcattttgtcatcattttcacgagttttcattcacaaacacctgggaaataaatctcatgttccccttgcaataaatcgaggtggtgaatgggtttgagctttcaggtgaaacgtggattgtcaaagtaaaagccaatcaggccgCTGATTGTTTGatatgtgtggaaccatcgcggctttggatttgtgtttccgaggacaacgattgtaagcattcactctcaaagacccaatcaatgttgataattaccgcggcgactcatggtcaatttgcaacttatctctgtaatcgcaaaatccacaacgaaaagtcataaacacttaaaaagaaaagaaatatgctcaacacttactgaactcacacgtaactatgatcgcagctctgtacattttcagactggaagaaaagcgtcaacaagctacgtttgacgtcacatacaaggttgacgtgttatctcgagctactgtgacgatgctttgtggcccggagttggattctaaaaattcgtctccctgtgggttattgtgcattttgttgcacaaccaaaatgatgacaaaaacgatgtttggtggcttgtcagTCGTCAgtccagcattttgttgttggtcctcggggagcatatcgccttttgtctcatatttatcaaccgcggccttcggccttgatcgataaagatgaaacaaaagacgatatggtccccttgccggaccaacaaaaaagctggtctgtcaacaagccaccaaacatcttattaTGTTATAGTGTACCTGTTTAAGCGATTCGCACGCATACACTCACACTCGCAGGCATGCACGATCACAATAAACAAATCCACGcaattccacacacacacacacacacacacacacgcgcacgcacgcacgcacgcatgcactcactcatacacacacacacacacacacacacacacacacacacacacacacacacacacacataagctacacacacacgcgcgattTTGCCATTCTTTTCCTACCTTGACAAACACTTCTGTTGTTGTAAGCAAATCCAAGTTTGCAGGCACATTCAATCCCGGCAACACCTCTCACACACAGTTCTTCCTCCCCTGTGCAGTTGCAGCCAACAACGGAGATGTCACACGTGACCCCTTCCCAGCCTGCCTTGCAATAGCACGTGCCGTTCACGTGGTCACATGACTCTGTGTTACTGACGTCACATTCACATGACGCGTTGCAGTGTTGGCCATACATGCCTTCCATGCATTCTGCAGAAAGCAGATGCAGATGAACAGAAAGGGTATGATGAGAATTAAAGTTTCATTGTACGGTAATTTTGACATACCGGGTATTCTCAACAAATGTATGTTATAGAAGAAATAAGTCGGCCTTTACAGGTTCGTGGGTGTTTTCAGCCTGGATGCATACAGGGAATCGCAGAACCACAAATAACAAAGGTCATTtttaaaatgaacaaaatattctttattcatttttgcTCGATGACTACTACTTTGCCCTCTTTAAAACTAAAATTCTGCACTTGTAAAACGTTTCACAAGGCATGTTTGCCATGCAGATTGTGCGCATTTAAAGGGATTTTTTGAGAGTCAGTATTCAAATTGTTTTgttaaaaaatgaaataatctCAGTAAGGTTAACTGTCTGTAAAATTACTTAATTCTAGTCCTATATACACAATCGATGCACTTGCATGAATTCGCACAACACGACTTACCTAGACACACACCACCGTTATCCAACAGAAAGCCAGTGTGGCAGTTGCATTCGAATCCACCAATCGTATTCACACATTCTTGCTGGTCCCCCGTGCAGTTATGTAACGAGCCATTGCATTCGTCCACGTCATCCTCACACGTGACCCCTTCCCAGCCTGCCTTGCAGTAGCACGAGCCGTTTCCGCGGTCACATGACTCCGTGTTCATGACGTCACAGGGGCAGGCTAGGAAACAGTTTAGACCGAACATGCTACTCTACACTCTGTACAAAATTGGGAACAAGTCAATGAGCATCCTCTTTTATTTGAATCTGTAGAAGGAGACTCAATATTCCCCAGTAAGGTTGTGTTGTTATATAGTATAATTGTTCTCTTATACAGCCTCaacttaactgggcgaagtctacTTTATGAAAATTGCTGCTCGAagatttgacattgaaattttggtaaaaAGACCTCGCGGAGGTCTTTATGCTTAAATTGAGATGTTACTGTATCGAAGTAGCCTTGAGTTGTTTGAATATAATGCTGCAAAGCGCTGTGATCACGTCGATATTATGTGGTTTGTGCTGTACAAGCTTTCATTATTATCATTGTCATTTCAAGTGTACTGAACGTTGACTTGAGCACAAACCGTGCCAAAGGTAATTGATGTTCATTTGAAGTTTGTCCTTCTGGACCAGGCTTCTCTTTGCGTCAATCTACTGCCTTTGTCAAGAAAAAACCCAAAGGAATCTGTTTGCACTGCGCGAATAATACCTATTTAATACAACAAAAACGCGCTACCAGCCCTGTGTTTAACGTTCAAGACTTTAAAACTCCTACAAAATATAAACGGTTCAAGTATAACTAATGTATAAATTCGAACTTTCTCAGGCTCTCAATAGACTGTGTTCACTCATTCATATAGAAATGTGAGCACAGAACACTTACCTTGGCATACAATGTTGCGGTCCAAAAAGTATCCTTTTTGGCAGAAACACTGAAATCCACCAATCAGGTTCGCGCACTCTCTATGGTCTCCCGTGCAGTTATGTAACGAGCGATTGCATTCGTCCACGTCGTCCTCACACGTGACCCCTTCCCAGCCTGCCTTGCAGTAGCACGTGCCGTTCAGGTGGTCACATGACTCCGTGGTCATGACGTCACAGCTGCAGGAAGAGTTGCAATTTGGACCGAATGTGCCTTCACTGCAATCTAAGAAAAAATATGAATCAGAAGAGGAATGAATTGAATAAAAAATCTCCTATCTTttcaaaagaaaacagaaaattgAAGTGAACAGTGTAATTCAAAGAAGCTATCCTGATCAGTTTCTATTAACTTAACTTGTTTTTGtgagcgagaagaagaagaagaccggcacggttgacctagtggtaaggcgtccgccccgtgatcgggaggtcgtgggttcgaaccccggccgggtcatacctaagactttaaaattggcaatctagtggctgctccgcctggcgactggcattatggggttagtgctaggactggttggtccggtgtcagagtaatgtgactgggtgagacatgaagcctatgctgcgacttctgtcttgtgtgtggcgcacgttatatgtcaaagcagcaccgccctgttatggcccttcgtggtcggctgggcgttaagcaaacaaacaaacaaacaagaagaagaagacttaacttgggtttttttttcttctggacGCCGATGTTTAATAAAAGTTGCCTCCCTTGCCGTGAAAATGCTCACGTAGGCCATCGCATATCTGTTCAGTCTTTTACCTTTAGCTTATTCCAATGCAGAGATGCATTAAATAGCTGATTTATTTTCGAAATTGACACCTGTGTCATATTGCTAAATTAATCCAGCAgcccgcgcgcacacacacacacacacacacacacacacacacacacatacacactcacacactcacacacacacacacacacacatacacacacacgcccacccTGCACAGCAATCAGCCATGCgattgaatgttggtatgtgtccatgtgAAAGAGTCCTCTTATTGCATGCACAAGTCTAGTTGGATCTGTGGAAGTGAACATCATCGTAACGCTGAATTTAAGGAAATGTTAATAATGGAACCGTAATTATAGCAGACAAGAGTACCAAATCCACCTTGTTTTGGCCAAACCGAGATTTACAAACGACCAACAAACTACATAAGACATCAGATCAGTTTCATAACTCGCGATGTAACCATAATACTAACATTGACAAACACTGTTGTGCGAGATTTACAAACAACCAACTGGCTACATAAGACATACGATCAGTTTAATAACTCGCGATGTAACCATAATACAAACCTTGACAAACACTGTTGTTATCCAGAACATAGCCAGGttggcagacacacacaaatccacCAATCGTGTTCACGCACTCTTGTTGGTCTCCCGTACAGTTATGTAACGAGTCATTACATTCGTCCACGTCATCTTCGCACGTGACCCCTTCCCAGCCTGCCTTGCAGTAGCACGTGCCGTTCACATGGCCACACGACAAGGTGTGTGTCATGTCACAGTTACACGAAGTGTTGCAGTGCTGGCCAAACACACCTTCATTGCATTCTAGGTAGAAAGAACATTTCAAAAAGTGTTGAAACCAAAGTGCTTATTGATAGTAATTTTGACTCAGTATGGAAGGAAATCACCTACATCATAGACAtaacactacactacactaaaATGCAGATCAATGTTATAAAACCTTTAATTTTTTGTGGGTAAAAACCTTAAGTTTTCTTTTAAGAAGTAATATTGTGTGTCAAAATTTCTTTTAGCTACATAAGATGTTTGTTTCAAAACTTTTCATCAAGAATTTATAGGAGCTTTCCATCGTGCATATATCTCATTACCTTATGTTTTCAAACGCAAACGGTTTCAACCTTAATTCCTAACACGACGGGCGCAATAGCCAAGTGGTTAATATGCCGGCCTTCAATGCAAAGGTTCGGAGTTCGAATCCCAGGTACGCCTAGTGCAGTAAAGGTGGAGATTGTATATTATCTCCCGATGGGTCAACTTTTATGCAGGCCAGCTAATGCCTGATCCCGTTTTGTGCGTtccatgcaaacacaagacTAACAGAAAGATCCTGCGgggggttacagaaacacagaAATAACCAACATGTAACCCCCGAAAATAGAATGTGGGGCCGGGCAAGCGGTCATCAGTACACGTAAAAGCCAACACGTTCGAGACACGAGTGTTCAGTGGGgttgcagcccatgaacgcagaagaaggggAACAATTCCTAGCAATTACATAGAATAACTAAACAAAAACATTATCTTGTTCCCATGCACATGTAAATTACCACTTCTGGGCGTGATTTCAAACTTTGGACATTGACACGCATTCaggaagcaaacacacacacacacacacacacacacacacacacacacacacacacacacacacacacacacacgaacacacacacacacacacacatatacacacacacacacacacacacacacccacacacctacATTTCTCACCTTGACAAACACCGCTGCCATCATAAACGTAGCCTATCTGGCAGTCGCATCCAAAACCACCAATGGTGTTCAAGCACTCTTCATGGTCCCCCGTGCAGTTATGTAACGAGCCATTGCATTCGTCCACGTCGTCCTCACACGTGACCCCTTCCCATCCTGCCTTGCAGTAGCACGTGCCGTTAGTGGAGTCACATGACAATGTATTGTTGACGTCACAAGCACAAGACTCATTGCAGAAGTCACCAAACATCATCTCAATACAGCCTGGACgacaaaacaaagaagaaagggGGTAGAGGGATTAACTGTTGTTAAGAATTTCGTGGATGCTGCGGTTCTGCAAATCGTAACGTCTGTATCCTTCTCTTTTGGattgattgttttacatttctacATGAACTAAAGCGTTTGCAGCAACTGTGTTGTCGTGTAAGCACGTTTCGGGGTTAACTGCCTAGAAGTTTTCTCTTGTTTCTTGTTTCCACGTTTTGAACCAAATGTTAGTCCATCATTCCAATTTCTAAAGTAATCGCCTTTGAAACACACAGTTTTTTAATGCTTCAAATTACTCTAGCAAATGTTCTGTGTTACATGAACGATAGAGTAACAGAAGACTCCAACAGCGAACTGTGTTACATGCAGGGAACGATAGAGTAACAGAAGACTCCAACAGCAAATTGTGTTACATGCAGGGAACGATAGAGTAACAGAAGACTACAACAGCGAACTGTGTTACATGTAGGGAACGATAGAGTAACAGAAGACTCCAACAGCGAACTGTGTTACATGCAGGGAACGATAGAGTAACAGAAGACTACAACAGCGAACTGTGTTACATGTAGGGAACGATAGAGTAACAGAAGACTCCAACAGCGAACTGTGTTACATGCAGGGAACGATAGAGTAACAGAAGACTCCAACAGCGAACTGTGTTACATGCAGGGAACGATAGAGTAACAGAAGACTCCAACAGCGAACTGTGTTACATGCAGGGAACGATAGAGTAACAGAAGACTCCAACAGCGAACTGTGTTACATGCAGGGAACGATAGAGTAACAGAAGACTCCAACAGCGAACTGTGTTACATGCAGGGAACGATAGAGTAACAGAAGACTCCAACAGCGAACTGTGTTACATGCAGGGAACGATAGAGAAACAGAAGACTCCAACAGCGAACTGTGTTTTTCTttaccaaaaaaacaagaaaggtaggttgttggaacgtttgttattgacaaaagaatacatttttacatttagtcaagttttgactaaatgttttaacatagaggggggaatcgagacgagggtcgtggtgtatgtgtgtgtgtgtgtgtgtgtgtctgtctgtgtgtgtgtgcagagcgattcagactaaactactgggccgatctttatgaaatttgacatgagagtttctgggtatgatatccccggatgtttttatcattttttcaataaatacctttgatgacgtcatatccggctttttgtaaaagttgaggcggcactgtcacaccctcatttttcaatcaaattgattgaaattttggcaaagcaatcttcgacgaagcccggggtttggtattgcatttcagcttggtggattaaaaactaatgagtgattttggtcattaaaaatcggaaacttgtaattaaaataaattttttattaaacgatccaaaaacaatttcatcttattcttcgtcattttctgattccaagaacatatacatatgttatatttggattaaaaacaagctctgaaaattaaaaatataacaattatgatcaaaattaaatttccgaaatcgttttaaaaacaatttcatcttattccttgtcggttcctgattccaaaaacatatagatatgatatgtttggattaaaaatacgctcagaaagttaaaacgaagagaggtacagtaaagcgtgctatgaagcacagagcaatcgctaccgcgccaaacaggctcgtcactttcactgccttttgcactagcggcggactacgttcagtttcattctgtgagttccacagcttgactaaatgtagtaatttcgccttacgcgacttgtttggatttgtgtttttctttgctTGATAATTTTACCGCTGTGGATAGCAGTAACGAACAAATAGAAGAAgagatgtggaaaagaagagtAGCAGGaaatagcaacaacaaaatactaCCTCCAATTGACACTTGAACCAGAAAACCCCGGCCCTCTGTGACAGCATCTGACGTCATCTTGATCAGTATAATGCTTGCGTTGCCAGAATTCACAACACCCGGCAGGGTTTGACCGCAGAACCTGCAACATGTGATGAGAAATAGTCCCAAAAAATGCCTAAATCATGTGTTCAACCCAGAATTCCAGGTCAGAACAGCAATATAATTATTATGGCTGATATTTTGTTTATTATTACAAAAGTCTTAATTTATAAACAAAATGTGACGTAGGCCTACCTTCCAAGTTCAGGACTGCTAATACTCCTCGG of the Littorina saxatilis isolate snail1 linkage group LG14, US_GU_Lsax_2.0, whole genome shotgun sequence genome contains:
- the LOC138947093 gene encoding fibropellin-1-like, with protein sequence MAITVNVSTSLILLLFVTRGVVADFGPECPYTLETRAGAGYYTLPVLVGAGGSQRLVLSVRGCGPVYLRLTAGQQGPGSSENYAEIMLDDRLNASTLANSTDVLDSYTGPLLSCTEFRTFAVAFNFGGVIVSKGKVVTTESERVLQTFDTPDFPGLFAKYISVRSEGESHYWNFGQQDGSHGLIPDTRDGVVTSPNYGQGSEYPPNTDCQWVIVTSLPHTTVGLDYIDFVLQGPDSSSNCLDKVTVRHAVQDVPQTVHCGSDAKPRYRSDSDIVHLSFSSDGQTEGRGFVMKFFQAYTDVIYQYGEGFISSPNYPFPYPPYAEISWYVFLGANYSVTLTFRDFDLEDKDADGSCSADVITMYGGPRSISSPELGRFCGQTLPGVVNSGNASIILIKMTSDAVTEGRGFLVQVSIGGCIEMMFGDFCNESCACDVNNTLSCDSTNGTCYCKAGWEGVTCEDDVDECNGSLHNCTGDHEECLNTIGGFGCDCQIGYVYDGSGVCQECNEGVFGQHCNTSCNCDMTHTLSCGHVNGTCYCKAGWEGVTCEDDVDECNDSLHNCTGDQQECVNTIGGFVCVCQPGYVLDNNSVCQDCSEGTFGPNCNSSCSCDVMTTESCDHLNGTCYCKAGWEGVTCEDDVDECNRSLHNCTGDHRECANLIGGFQCFCQKGYFLDRNIVCQACPCDVMNTESCDRGNGSCYCKAGWEGVTCEDDVDECNGSLHNCTGDQQECVNTIGGFECNCHTGFLLDNGGVCLECMEGMYGQHCNASCECDVSNTESCDHVNGTCYCKAGWEGVTCDISVVGCNCTGEEELCVRGVAGIECACKLGFAYNNRSVCQECPEGQFGQNCSNTCNCNSTNTESCDRMNGTCYCKAGWEGVTCDDDVRDCKMNPLSCSGPEEECVEAESSFVCRCEDGYFYNTSGLCQDSDECAVSGDNRCSGQCVNTEGAFTCTCDTGYNVDDAGGCHAAPYKLVIGLAVGIPAAIILVGFAIGVAIAAIKRRTRSAESDKGENPHPPRDGQPGEDSNTGGSTGYFTRSSSVDSWGMYRGNAARFQAVSSPYKEMYRP